The DNA sequence CAATGCTGACAGTTGAGCATCAAACAGTTAACTTAAACACATCACAGCCCAATAACGCACAACAAAATGTAATGTCCTAAAGCACCATATTTGTGATAGATGAATCTGTTTAAGACCAAAAACCCCCCAAGATGAACTAAATATGACAGGGTTTTTCGCAGTCGTCTTGCTGATGTATTAAGCAGGAGTTTGGTCTGAAATGTATCAAAAGGATACAGCAATATATACATGCACATATAAAATTGCTTATACCAAGTCAACCCATTTGTTAATCTCTCTCAGTGTTGTCTGCTTTGactagcagtggctttccaggataCCAGGCAGAGAAATATCTGCTACCTAAGATTTGGAATGACAAGCACTGAACCTGGGCCTTTTTGCCTACAAATAATAAAACTATGGTTCACTTTCAACAGCTGATAATGCCATACGATTTTTGATCCTTGAACAtacacttttttttggggggggggagatcagaaaTTTACTGGTCATTTCATAAAGGTCTCCCTGCTAATTTATATTCATTCTACGTAAACATATGATGCTAATTCGAATTTCTGCAACTCATATTAAGGAACACAAAGCACTACCAATTTCTTTTCTGCATTAATTTTCACTAATTAAAAGTTTAATTGTTCAAACAGAAAGAGATTCCTGTTGTACACCTGAGAAACCCTAAAGAACAAAGTCAGATCCACCTggtaaaaacttttttaaaaatcacaagacAGATTTAATAATTACCGGTCCTGTAGGCTGCATAGGAGCATGAGACATATGAGGTGCCATCATCCCGGGCATCACTGATTGCATCATTCCAGGCATCTACAAGTAAAATATTATTATAGTATGTGTTTACAGCTTACCATATGTTGCTGCACATATGGATTTCTTTATGTTGATAGAAGGATAGTATTTAACCTTGTTGAGACAGGATTTCAGGGGCATAAACGAATACAGAAAAATGAGTTAAAGTTTGTATAAATCTTATGGAGGCTGGTAGTTCAATTTGATTTTTCTAGTTATAATGAACTACAACTTTAAGTGACCAGAAGAACTGCTGTAGACAATGATAACATTTTGCAGCTTCTAGTGGCAGCTGGTCAAATGGGAATTCAAggcaaaaatgaagaagaagctgGAGGAGCAGGGGGGAATGGACAGCAGAAAAGTTACCTCAAGAAAACAGGGCCCCCCAATGTTTTACTACTAAAATACCCAAAACATTAAAACTACCCAGAAGCCGCTGCAGGAATGGGGCCCAAGTCAATTAAACTCCAAAACTTCTAAATCAAGTTCCCAAACCAAAATCCCTCTGTGACCTACATAAACTCTTGAGGGCTCATTTACCTCATCTATGAACAGAGGATAATACCTGAAGAACTTGTCTCACAGTGCTGGAGTAAGAGTTATGCTTGCAAAGCTGTTCCAAGATGAAGAGTACTATAAAGTTTAAGAATTATGACTGCAGGGTTCAAAAAACATGAACTGTTAAAAAAAGCTGAGAAAAGCATGCAACAGGGAAGCAAACTAACTTAGCCGATTAAAATCACAACACTGCCCTTATTTCCTTAAAGCATCATAAATACGGGTGAGTGGGGAAATTCTTCACTTCAGTGATACTGCAAGACAATTATTACATGTGGGTCTAATACAGGCCATCCAAGGCAGAGACCCAATACAGTTACTATGAAGAACTAATTTGCATTTGTATGTGCATGCTACCTTAACTGGAAATGTATTTCTGAAAAAAAGGTTAGAGAGCAAAAGGTTTTACTTCCGGTATTTTCATTATTAGGAATTAGGAGGACCGCAGCAAGAGAACAGACTGTACATATACTAGTAATATATTCAATTGGCCATATTCAGCCAATTAATTTGAGTGGTGAGCCCCACAAATGGGTCTTGGGAAATAACCCCCCGCTATATGGTGACAGTCCCTGTTGGGTTGGCCACGACCCCATTCCCATATATCTTCAGGGAGCATCAGGTTACTGCTCCCTCTTACCTTCCATCTTGTGTGGAGGGAGAGGTATTTGGTAGGGCTACTGCTCCACCCTCAATCCACAAGGTTTTCTTGGAAGCgtgaggaagagaagaaagaatGGGAGTGGCCCTCCCATTCCCCACCATCCTGTAGAAGCAGGAGAAGAAAGGAGTCTTGCCCCACTGCTGCTTCCATATAATTGTGTTCCACGCATAAGATGCTCCCTAAAACTTCTATCTAGGTACTTGCAGAAAcatcaaggattttttttaaagagaggacTGCCAAACTCATAGCCTCTAGAACACATGCACCATGCCAGTTCCAAAATGCTGCCAGGTGGCACTTGATAAATCCAGTTTGTGCCATCACAAGGCAAATCACAAAACCAAGGGATTTATCAATTAGCTACTGGGCCAAAATAAAGGTCTCTATTTCCCATGGCCGCATGCTTGACAGTGCCACACTAATAACTGTGAAATACCCATCAATTTCTGGGATATATATACAACGCTCAGGATGTCTGTAATTTAAGACTGAGAGAATGGGACTTCTAATAACAATAGTAATAATTATTTAAATAAGGTTGACCCCAGTGAAGTATAGTGAAACCCAACGGGTAACTCTCCAGTGGAACACAGTGGATGTTGGCTCCCAAAAGCAGTAAGAAGGGGAGTAATTATTCCAGTAACAGTCAATGTTCTATGTGAGAAGGACTCGGAGGTCCAAACTGTTAGGCTAACAGACTAATATCTGTTACCAAAAGCTGTACCAACCATACTTATCTTAAAAATATCTTTCCTTATTCAGGTCTCTCAAACTTCACCTCCACAAAATCCATTCGAATATACCTAAATTATCTATTTGGTTCCCCCCCCATATATATAAAATTGTTTCCTTAACATGTGAAAATAGGGATGATGCAGGGTGACAGGGACGTGTATGAAAGAAATACAAATGAACCCTAACAGGCAGCACAGGGGGAGAATAGGAAGTATTTATTAATAACAGTTACGTCTAAAAAATTGGTCATTATAGGTGGACTTACTGTCCAACTACTTTGCATATGCCCCCCATTCTTGCTTAAGCTGCACTAGACTAACCATTATGTATTGCCATACTATTTGCAATCTGGAAGGATGCTAGTCATCTATCAGAGCTGCTAACTAAATACTGGGACACAGAAATGAACACCCTCAAGAAAGGCTTCAGAAAAGAGGTAAAGATACTGGCATGATGCGCCAAGACCAAAAGTGCACCAGGCACTTTTCTTCAATCTAGTTCTTCAATCCAAGCTAGCTAGGTCCCTTTAGAAGCAAAACTCTAAGCTTTTGCAGGTACTTTCCAGGACTAGCAAGGTCTATTGTTGGAGTAAGCGGATGCCAAACAAAGCAGAGGATTTCACTTTGATTCCTCCAAATAATCATAGAAAATGCAAACAAAAGATACAGTcactggaagggagggggagagaaacaaaAGCACAGGCTGAAAGGGCCAGGCCATTCACTGACCATACCTTTGAGAATTATGGGGCCACAAGAGGGACAGGTTGTTTATGGTCATATCCAATGCCAGAAAACATTGGCAGAAAAAAATATAATTCCATTTCCACACACTGTTCTCTCTAACTACCAATATACAGTAACTCATGCAAGAGGCATAAGTGTTTTCAGAGGTTCTCTTCTTTTGTTCACTTTTAACTAATTCCTCTATAAATCCACATACCCCCTGCTTTCTATATGCAAGATTTTGTTTGCCTACTGGGCAAGAAAGTTTCTATgtcaataaagtaaaaaataagaaTGTTCACAAAAACAATAACAAAGAGGTAAAACATCTGTAGCAACGTGAAGCTCTTAATGAATTACGGAAAGGactaaaataaatctaaattactGCTTTAAGAAAAATCTTCTGTTAAAAAGGGTTACTGGTATAACAAAAGACACAAAAGCTAACTTACCTGCCCCATTTGTGGTCCTCCCATTGGAGGCATCATTTGAGGCATCATTCCATGTGATACTGGAGGCATATTAGGTGGCCTCTGGCCCATAGGATGTATCCCCATGGGTGGATAGTGAGGCATGCCAGGGTGTCCCATCTGCAAAACAAAATGTTTAATGACAGTTCAAGATTCCAAGTGCTCGAAAATACACAGAATAGTAGCACCATTACAACTTCTCTGGTTGACCACTCTGGTTGCTTAGGTCTTGTTATAACCTTGTCTCCACATTGTAGCCATAAAAATGGAAACATCAAATAAATTTCACAAGTTCGTGGAATTTCTCAAATCACAGCAATTAAAAGCAATAGTTTTCAACATTTGGAAAAGCTTGCCTCCATGAGTTACAAAAGAAGTTTGAATCTCTGCTTTAATACACCAAGTAACCACACGTATGTACTTGGAAAATTCAACCAACACAGCGAGACttgcttgtaaaaaaaaacctgatagaTTTTATGAATATATCAGGATATATACATAGCTATATATCCATTCCCCTCCTCTCAACTGTATCGCAGGATGGATATAGATGAAATATGCTtattttttctattttctatAACCTTTTGCTCTGATGCTAATTTCATCATTATATTGTGGTGTTTTAGAAGTCTTAAAAAGTGGTGTTCTGCCTTAACAAAAATAGTAACCAGCTTGCCAGGTGAGAAATGGAGTGATAATTTCAGGACACAGCTTGCAATCAGCACCATGAAGAGCAATCCTCTCTGTGCTCCCAGTCAAAGGAAATAATGTAAGTGCACACGGAATCAATACGTTCAACAATAAAGTTTCTATTTTCTCTATCAGCTATGGTCCAAGGACTGCAGATTTGAACTGCAGCTCCATATTTCTAAGGAAATTTAGCTACTAACATTTTAAAAGTGCAATGCTAAAGGTAAATGTTACATCGCATCTGTCCCCTTAGTGACACAAGATGAAAGCAGTTCTCTAATATCTTTTCCTAAAGGTTGAGGAtcccttgtaggttatccgggctgtgtgactgtggtcttggtgttttctttcctgacgtttcgcccgcagctgtggcaggcatcttcagaggagtcacactgaaggacagtgtctctcagcgtcaagtgtgtaggaagtacattatcttgatacctacaggacaatgattagcccgTCACCTtcgatactttttgcaggacaatgattcagctcaaacccaacccctttctgactatagatTACTCTTCGTACGcgcttgacgctgagagacactgtccttcagtgttacccctcCGAAGATGCcggctgccacagctgcgggcgaaacgtcaggaaagaaaataccaagaccacggtcacacagccgggataacctacaagaaccaatgaactctgaccgtgaaagccttcgacaacaggtTGAGGATCCCGCTTATAAAACGTGGTGGAGAACGCCACGTGCATCCTTGTCCGCCACGCCGACCTCGGATCGCAAAGAagcgcccccccctcctccctcccgaGCCCGTCGCTAAACTCACCATCAGGGACTCCCGGCCcattccgcctcctcctccgccgcctccgccgcccccCGGCCGCATCGCAGGGTTGAGGAGgctccctccgccgccgccgccgcctcctccgccgcccactcctcctcctccgcacCTGCCCAACAGCCTCCCCCTGAGCGGCTGGCGGGAGGAGGGCCCGAAGGGCAAGAGCGGCTCGGGCTCGCCCCTAGGCGGGAGCAGAGGGGCCAGGAGGCTGACGGGTTTCCCGGCCGGCCAATCCGGGCGCCCTCCCAGGCGGGCGCTCTTGGGCGACTGCTCCGCGCCGGGGGCCCCCACGGGCCGCACGCCTTCGCCGGGGTTGAGCTGCATGAGGGGCGGGGGCTTGGGCAGGGAGAAAGGGAGCGGCTGAGGGGAGGCCGCGGCGGCCCCCGAGTCCCCGCCGGACATCGCCTCCCCCCGGGGacggcctgcctgcctggctccgGCCGGCgagcctgcctgcccgcccgcccgccctccggggccggccggccggccgggcgcgcgggagggggaggggggcgctaCGCGAAACCGTTAGCGGCGGGAAGGGGGGGCCGAGAGGGAAAGAGCGGGAGGGGGGGCGACTCGGGAGGCTGGGAAAGGTACGTGAGGGACGGCAAGAGGGCCCGGGGCGGGCAAAAGGCGCGCGTGGGCCGGACGGACTTTACTgaggtaaagggggggggaactgaggcggacaagaggaaggggggagagggaaagagagaggcgcGCGCAAAGGACGCTGGGAAGAGTGCGCCCGCGAATGGGGCTGCGCGAACGAGGCGGCTACGGAGGGCCGAGAGGTACCCACGACACCTGAAGCGGACGGCGAACCCAGGCCCCCCACCCCGGAACGCGGCGATgtctgggggcgggggaagaaaaGCGTCGCTTCACGCGCCTCACATCCTCGGCCGTTTCCTTTAAGGGGGACAGTAGCATGGGAGGAAGGTGCATCCGCTGGCGAGCGACGTAAAGGAGGAAGGGGCGTGGCCTCGCGCTCCCCGCGTCGGCTCGTCCCCTTTCCTTTTCCGGTTCGCGCCATCGGCCCCgcctcctcctttctccttccGGTGGAAGGGATCGTTCGAACGGGCGTCCGTTGCTTTCCGTCCGCGCGGCGCGAAGAGTTGCCATGGCGACGCTCGACCGTTACAGGCGGGGCGGCCGCGCGGGTGCCGCCGCGCAGGGCCTCGGGCCTCCGGACGACGCGGCGGTGGCGCGGAGCCTGCAGGCGGAGCTGGAGGACGACCGCGAAGGGCACGGGGGCCTGCTGGGCACCGCTGGGAGCGCGGACGGCGTCCCCACGCTCCGGGCTGGCATCGCCCGCTTGCACCACGGGCGAGACAGGCCGGCGCGTCGTTGGCCCAGCCGGGCCTGTTCCGTGCTCTGTTGCCTCCTGGCCGTGTGTTCGCTCGCTTTCCTCTTGGCTGTTGCTTGCCTGGTGCTGAAAGGTgagcgggggggtggggtggggggaatatgaatgaatgaatgaaaaacctttcatGGTTTACAATtacaatattacaattgttacagaaggtacataaaatatgcagtcattaagataaaaaattacaatattacaattgttacagaagggacataaaatatgcagtcattaagataaaaaaaaaaaaaacataggccagtcaattccaaaaaatagaaattacaaacttcagaggagtcacactgaaggacagggtgactcctccgaagatgcctgccacagccgctggcgaaacgtcaggaaagaaaataccaagaccacggtcacacagcccggataacctacaagaaccgctgaactctgaccgtgaaagccttcgacaatatttagaaattacaaactttgggctttttgaactttcatcacatccactagaaaattggcaacatctacagtaacctccggatcggattCATTTAATAAAAACTGACATCTTGCTTGTGTAGAtgggtgatatttggaaagaagccaatttttttaaccatttcccacggggtgtttcctatagagggcagaccaacagaatatgatcaattgagtccagggaataggtatcacagggacaagtcctttcctggattggtatttgttgataccttccagcGGGGGTGAGGGGGAATATGTTGGGCGTAGCTAAAAGGAGTTTTGTGCCACCTGTGTAATGCAAGAGGGCAAAGCTGACGAATCAAGTAAATAAAAGGCTCTAGGAAGAGTTTCAACGAAAATGG is a window from the Euleptes europaea isolate rEulEur1 chromosome 15, rEulEur1.hap1, whole genome shotgun sequence genome containing:
- the ARL6IP6 gene encoding ADP-ribosylation factor-like protein 6-interacting protein 6 produces the protein MATLDRYRRGGRAGAAAQGLGPPDDAAVARSLQAELEDDREGHGGLLGTAGSADGVPTLRAGIARLHHGRDRPARRWPSRACSVLCCLLAVCSLAFLLAVACLVLKDLQFEKGKTDESIETNLLGFWSLLILALVSGLSCCSFSWTVTYFDSFEPGMFPPTPLSPARFRRMTGHSFHVGYSMAILNGVVAALTVVWCLL